A single genomic interval of Celeribacter indicus harbors:
- a CDS encoding pyridoxal phosphate-dependent aminotransferase has product MSDPRQTPLVRSLPSTVPFVAPERLEAERGVTFDARLGANELPFGPSPKARAAMAEAVEDIWKYGVADMPALRGAIAARHGIAPEAVTVGEGIDGLLGTLVRLYVAEGDAVVTSDGSYPTFNYHVAGVGGVLHKVPYRGDFEDPEALVARAAEVGAKLVYLSNPNNPMGSVHDAAAVQAMIDSVPEGCLMVLDEAYTEFAPASSRPEIDTTDRRVIRFRTFSKAYGMAGARIAYGIAHPEIAGSFDKIRNHFGVNRIAQAGALAALGDEPWLADVVEQVARGRDRIARIAQQNGLTPLPSATNFVTVDCGRDGDHARALLAALTARGVFVRMPGVAPLDRCIRISVGTEAELDVLAERLPLALRDLGAG; this is encoded by the coding sequence ATGAGCGATCCCCGTCAGACCCCGCTGGTCCGGTCCCTGCCCTCGACCGTGCCCTTCGTCGCCCCCGAACGCCTCGAGGCCGAGCGCGGCGTGACCTTCGACGCCCGGCTCGGCGCGAACGAACTGCCCTTTGGCCCCTCGCCGAAGGCGCGCGCGGCGATGGCGGAGGCGGTGGAGGATATCTGGAAATACGGCGTCGCGGACATGCCCGCGCTGCGCGGGGCGATCGCCGCACGGCACGGGATCGCGCCGGAGGCGGTGACCGTGGGCGAGGGCATCGACGGGCTGCTCGGCACGCTGGTGCGGCTCTATGTGGCCGAGGGCGATGCGGTGGTGACCTCCGACGGATCCTATCCGACCTTCAACTACCATGTCGCGGGCGTGGGCGGGGTGCTGCACAAGGTGCCCTATCGCGGCGATTTCGAGGATCCCGAGGCGCTGGTCGCGAGGGCAGCGGAGGTCGGGGCGAAGCTCGTCTACCTGTCCAATCCGAACAATCCCATGGGCAGCGTCCATGATGCCGCGGCGGTGCAGGCGATGATCGACAGCGTGCCCGAGGGCTGTCTCATGGTGCTCGACGAGGCCTATACCGAATTCGCGCCCGCATCCAGCCGCCCGGAGATCGACACGACCGACCGGCGCGTGATCCGGTTCCGCACCTTCTCAAAGGCTTACGGGATGGCAGGCGCGCGCATCGCCTATGGGATTGCGCACCCGGAGATCGCCGGGAGCTTCGACAAGATCCGCAACCATTTCGGCGTGAACCGCATCGCCCAGGCCGGGGCGCTGGCCGCGCTCGGGGACGAGCCCTGGCTTGCCGACGTCGTGGAGCAGGTCGCGCGGGGGCGGGACCGGATTGCACGGATCGCACAACAGAACGGGCTGACGCCCCTGCCCTCCGCAACCAATTTCGTCACCGTGGATTGCGGCCGGGACGGAGACCATGCCCGTGCGCTTCTGGCGGCGCTGACCGCGCGCGGGGTCTTCGTGCGGATGCCGGGCGTCGCCCCGCTC
- a CDS encoding valine--tRNA ligase: protein MAMEKTFDAQAAEARIYEAWEEAGAFRAGAGRTRDETFTIMIPPPNVTGALHVGHAFNNTIQDILVRWHRMRGFDTLWQPGQDHAGIATQLMVEKELAKTQQPSRTELGREAFLEKVWEWKGRYGSTIVNQLKRLGSSCDWSRNAFTMSGAPGAPAGEEGNFHDAVIKVFVDMYDKGLIYRGKRLVNWDPHFETAISDLEVENLEVAGHMWHFKYPLAGGETYTYVEKDEEGNVLFSEERDYISIATTRPETMLGDGAVAVHPDDARYAPIVGKLCEIPVGPKQHRRLIPIITDDYPDPDFGSGAVKITGAHDFNDYQVAKRAGLPLYRLMDTQARMREDGLSYEDSAILAAEILAGKPFTEAEVDTINLVPDQLRGLDRYEARDRIVEQINAEGLAVTQPQTVKDEDGTEETLAIPYVENKPIMQPFGDRSKVVIEPMLTDQWYVDAERIVGKALDAVRDGRTKIMPESGEKTYFHWLENIEPWCISRQLWWGHQIPVWYGLDLGAPNFRDDEGDGALDEVEIMRLLTEGGMLHLGDVYHCAPDFEAVKEKFFVEIDDVPTPLNHARVIEVADRDEAYDRFAASLAEYNLTQDPTKLVYPVWRDPDVLDTWFSSGLWPIGTLGWPNWDESTKKYFPTDVLVTGFDILFFWVARMMMMQLAVVDEVPFRTVYLHQLVRDEKGKKMSKTTGNVIDPLEIIDEYGADALRFTNAAMASIGGVLKLSVDRIKGYRNFGTKIWNAARFAEMNEVFESYTPGVVPTPTATVNKWIVGETVKVLREVDTAFADYRFNDAANALYAFVWGKLCDWYVELSKPLLYDGDAATKAETRQTMGWVLDQALAMLHPIMPFITEELWGTVHGARPMLAVSPWPELSDELIDAEADREMNWVIDLVEAIRSSRAEVHVPAGLKIPMVQVDLDAAGRRAFANSEALILKLARLDGVTEGPMPKGAITISVPGGTFALPLEGVIDIAEEKARLEKTLGKLEKELGGLRGRLNNPNFVASAPEEVVEEARETLAAREEEEAKIRSALARLADLG from the coding sequence ATGGCCATGGAAAAGACTTTCGACGCGCAGGCCGCCGAGGCACGCATCTATGAGGCCTGGGAAGAGGCCGGTGCCTTCAGGGCGGGCGCGGGCAGGACGCGCGACGAGACCTTCACCATCATGATCCCGCCGCCCAACGTGACCGGCGCGCTGCATGTCGGCCATGCCTTCAACAACACCATCCAGGATATCCTCGTGCGCTGGCACCGGATGCGCGGGTTCGACACGCTCTGGCAACCGGGTCAGGACCACGCGGGGATCGCCACGCAGCTCATGGTCGAGAAGGAGCTCGCGAAGACGCAGCAACCCTCCCGCACCGAGCTCGGCCGCGAGGCCTTTCTCGAGAAGGTCTGGGAGTGGAAGGGCAGATACGGCTCCACGATCGTCAACCAGCTCAAGCGCCTCGGCTCCTCCTGCGACTGGTCGCGCAACGCCTTCACCATGTCCGGCGCGCCGGGCGCCCCCGCCGGCGAGGAGGGCAATTTCCACGACGCGGTGATCAAGGTCTTCGTCGACATGTACGACAAGGGGCTGATCTATCGCGGCAAGCGGCTCGTGAACTGGGACCCGCATTTCGAGACGGCGATTTCGGACCTCGAAGTCGAGAACCTCGAAGTCGCGGGCCATATGTGGCATTTCAAATACCCGCTCGCCGGCGGCGAGACCTATACCTATGTCGAGAAGGACGAGGAGGGGAACGTCCTGTTCTCCGAGGAGCGCGACTATATCTCCATCGCCACGACCCGGCCGGAGACCATGCTCGGCGACGGCGCGGTGGCGGTCCACCCGGACGACGCGCGCTATGCCCCCATCGTCGGCAAGCTCTGCGAGATTCCGGTGGGCCCGAAGCAACACCGCCGGTTGATCCCGATCATCACCGACGACTATCCCGATCCGGACTTCGGCTCCGGCGCGGTGAAGATCACCGGCGCGCATGATTTCAACGACTATCAGGTGGCGAAACGCGCGGGCCTGCCGCTCTACCGGCTGATGGACACGCAGGCGCGGATGCGCGAGGACGGGCTGTCCTACGAGGACAGCGCGATCCTTGCCGCCGAGATCCTCGCGGGCAAGCCCTTCACCGAGGCGGAAGTCGACACGATCAACCTCGTGCCCGACCAGTTGCGCGGTCTCGACCGCTACGAGGCGCGCGACCGCATCGTCGAGCAGATCAACGCCGAGGGCCTCGCCGTCACGCAGCCGCAGACGGTGAAGGACGAGGACGGCACCGAGGAAACGCTCGCGATCCCCTATGTGGAAAACAAACCGATCATGCAGCCCTTCGGCGACCGTTCGAAGGTGGTGATCGAGCCGATGCTCACCGATCAGTGGTACGTGGACGCCGAAAGGATCGTCGGCAAGGCGCTCGACGCCGTGCGCGACGGGCGCACGAAGATCATGCCCGAGAGCGGCGAGAAGACCTATTTCCACTGGCTCGAGAATATCGAACCCTGGTGCATCTCCCGCCAGCTCTGGTGGGGGCATCAGATCCCGGTCTGGTACGGGCTCGATCTCGGCGCGCCGAATTTCCGCGACGACGAGGGCGACGGGGCGCTGGACGAGGTGGAGATCATGCGCCTCCTGACCGAGGGCGGGATGCTGCATCTCGGCGACGTCTATCACTGCGCACCGGATTTCGAGGCGGTGAAGGAGAAGTTCTTCGTCGAGATCGACGACGTCCCGACCCCGCTCAACCACGCCCGCGTGATCGAGGTCGCGGACCGGGACGAGGCCTATGACCGCTTCGCCGCGAGCCTTGCTGAATACAATCTCACGCAGGACCCGACAAAGCTCGTCTACCCGGTCTGGCGCGATCCCGACGTGCTCGATACCTGGTTCTCCTCCGGCCTCTGGCCCATCGGCACGCTCGGCTGGCCGAACTGGGACGAAAGCACGAAGAAGTATTTCCCGACCGACGTGCTCGTGACCGGATTCGACATCCTGTTCTTCTGGGTCGCCCGGATGATGATGATGCAGCTCGCCGTGGTCGACGAGGTGCCGTTCAGGACCGTCTACCTGCACCAGCTCGTCCGCGACGAGAAGGGCAAGAAGATGTCGAAGACGACCGGCAACGTCATCGACCCGCTCGAGATCATCGACGAATACGGCGCCGATGCGCTGCGCTTCACCAATGCCGCGATGGCCTCCATCGGCGGGGTGCTGAAACTGTCGGTGGACCGGATCAAGGGCTATCGCAACTTCGGCACGAAGATCTGGAACGCCGCGCGCTTTGCGGAGATGAACGAGGTCTTCGAAAGCTACACGCCGGGCGTCGTGCCGACCCCGACGGCGACGGTCAACAAGTGGATCGTCGGAGAGACCGTGAAGGTGCTGCGCGAGGTCGACACCGCCTTTGCCGACTACCGCTTCAACGACGCGGCCAATGCCCTTTATGCCTTTGTCTGGGGCAAGCTCTGCGACTGGTATGTGGAACTGTCGAAACCGCTCCTCTACGACGGGGATGCGGCGACGAAGGCGGAGACGCGGCAGACGATGGGCTGGGTGCTCGACCAGGCGCTCGCCATGCTGCATCCGATCATGCCCTTCATCACCGAGGAGCTGTGGGGCACCGTCCATGGCGCGCGCCCGATGCTCGCCGTGTCGCCCTGGCCCGAGCTGTCGGACGAGCTGATCGACGCGGAGGCCGACCGGGAAATGAACTGGGTCATCGACCTCGTCGAGGCGATCCGCTCCTCCCGCGCCGAAGTGCATGTGCCGGCGGGGCTGAAGATCCCGATGGTGCAGGTCGACCTCGACGCCGCGGGGCGCAGGGCCTTTGCCAACAGCGAGGCGCTGATCCTGAAGCTCGCGCGGCTCGACGGCGTGACCGAGGGACCGATGCCCAAGGGCGCGATTACGATCTCCGTGCCGGGGGGCACCTTCGCCCTGCCGCTCGAAGGGGTGATCGACATCGCGGAGGAGAAGGCCCGGCTCGAAAAGACGCTCGGCAAGCTCGAAAAGGAGCTCGGCGGGCTGCGCGGCCGGCTGAACAACCCGAATTTCGTGGCCTCCGCACCCGAGGAGGTCGTCGAGGAGGCGCGCGAGACCCTCGCCGCCCGCGAAGAGGAGGAGGCGAAGATCCGCTCCGCCCTCGCCCGCCTCGCCGATCTCGGCTGA
- a CDS encoding Lrp/AsnC family transcriptional regulator, producing the protein MDDLDQKILTALAADSSTSVSRLARRFKVARSTVQARLERMETNGTIAGYTIKLGDVALARRIRATVLLQVEPRSSASVVTKLKAIPEVEMVATSTGRVDLIAQIACETTEEIDTTLDRIGAITGVQDLESLIHLATKFDRAI; encoded by the coding sequence ATGGACGATCTCGACCAGAAAATCCTGACGGCGCTGGCAGCCGATTCATCGACCTCGGTCTCCCGTCTGGCGCGGCGGTTCAAGGTCGCGCGCTCCACCGTGCAGGCACGGCTCGAGAGGATGGAGACGAACGGCACCATCGCCGGATACACGATCAAGCTCGGCGACGTGGCGCTCGCGCGGCGCATCCGCGCGACGGTGCTGCTCCAGGTCGAACCGCGCAGCTCGGCCTCCGTGGTGACGAAGCTGAAGGCAATCCCGGAGGTCGAGATGGTCGCCACCTCGACGGGGCGCGTGGACCTGATCGCGCAGATCGCCTGCGAGACGACGGAGGAGATCGACACGACGCTCGACCGGATCGGGGCGATCACGGGGGTGCAGGATCTGGAGAGCCTCATCCATCTCGCGACGAAATTCGACCGCGCGATCTGA